TTGTCTTATCGGTAGAATGCCCATCTACGACAATTATTTCATCAACAAAAGGCTTAACCCTTGATATTATTTTACCTATTGTTGATTCCTCGTTCTTTGCCGGAATGATAACTGTCACTTTATTTTTCACAAGCCGCTCCTTTTTACATTTTACTAAGCACTATTTTAAGAAAAAAGTATTTGTTCTTCGTTTGGTACAAACTCGGTAGTATCGGGAAAATCGGATCTAATAATTTTATCCATATTGATACTTATTAATTCCTCTTGCGTAATAAAAAATCGGATGCCGACTTTTTCAAAAAATGAAGTTATCAATTTTAATAATAAAAAGGGGGCTGTGATAAACTTCGCCCCATTTATATTTAAAAATCCTTCTAATAGCTTTCGATAAGTATAAATCCTGGTACCGACAATGTTTATAGATTCCTTCGCAGGGATACCTTTCTCTACCAGGATCAAGATTTTATTAACTAAAGAAGAAACATGGATGGGCTGGAGAGCGCCTTTCTGCTGGCCAAATAAAGGGATAAAATTAAACTTTTTGTAGAAACCCTTGGCAGCTAAAATGTAAGGAGAATCCTTTGAGATCACCAGAGGAACGCGAAGTATTAAATAACTTATACCCTTCTTTTTAAGCTCCTCTTCTCCCATTTTTTTTGAGATCGCATAAGCGCCGAGATAATTACAGAAAAATACGTTCGTTGTACTCAAATAAACCACTGGGATATTTAAATTTTGGGCAATCTTAAATATAAATTCAGCGCTTTTTACGTTATTCTCTAATAAAGAATCTGGGTTC
The DNA window shown above is from Candidatus Omnitrophota bacterium and carries:
- a CDS encoding NAD(P)-dependent oxidoreductase, with protein sequence MKTILITGRNGFIGQALVEELKKTEKVVSLIRRKKEGIDYSNEELIFADLARLEDIDIKKYNITLIVHLAAVIRGNPDSLLENNVKSAEFIFKIAQNLNIPVVYLSTTNVFFCNYLGAYAISKKMGEEELKKKGISYLILRVPLVISKDSPYILAAKGFYKKFNFIPLFGQQKGALQPIHVSSLVNKILILVEKGIPAKESINIVGTRIYTYRKLLEGFLNINGAKFITAPFLLLKLITSFFEKVGIRFFITQEELISINMDKIIRSDFPDTTEFVPNEEQILFS